A window of the Oreochromis niloticus isolate F11D_XX unplaced genomic scaffold, O_niloticus_UMD_NMBU tig00007122_pilon, whole genome shotgun sequence genome harbors these coding sequences:
- the LOC112845377 gene encoding endochitinase A-like, whose product MHPETVFVAVGLLKDPVLEHEPATTGNQEAGILPRASPEAELETLVASGPLDIVERAVTFSSSQPFMFAISPSTQSAAQHVTQSAAQHVTQSAAQLETQSAAQLETQSAAQLETQSLVQSASHLHSQLEVDMPAGPTLPSFHPSVVPASLSSLPRVAATPSSPPPSAATSPPASHRTAAIAALSASPSTSPAQPSSSPPAATASQSSPPDQPSIAAPQPEEQLGERGEPALQPEEQLSERGSPRCSRRSSSASRNRSSASGGSPRRSRRSSVSRSGNSASGRSGHHRERARWAGEARTAIGGRRAGYISTASAPSTPSTSSASGILGLSTLSPAGAATPLPPDPWPPAGLQRRRHWTRGRPLELQCRRHRPVAARRSCNAAATGPVAGHRSCHTAATGSVAAHRSCSAATMAPVAGRLKYSIAIM is encoded by the coding sequence ATGCATCCTGAAACTGTTTTTGTGGCTGTTGGTTTGTTAAAGGACCCGGTGCTAGAACATGAACCTGCCACTACAGGCAATCAGGAGGCTGGGATTCTCCccagggcttccccagaggcCGAACTGGAGACCTTAGTTGCCTCTGGCCCCCTGGACATTGTAGAGCGAGCGGTAACATTTTCCTCCTCTCAACCCTTCATGTTTGCCATATCACCCTCTACTCAGTCTGCTGCCCAGCACGTAACTCAGTCTGCTGCCCAGCACGTAACTCAGTCTGCTGCCCAGCTAGAAACTCAGTCTGCTGCCCAGCTAGAAACTCAGTCTGCTGCCCAGCTAGAAACTCAGTCTTTAGTCCAGTCAGCCTCTCATCTTCATTCTCAGTTGGAGGTCGATATGCCTGCTGGACCAACTCTGCCATCATTTCACCCGTCTGTTGTTCCTGCATCGCTGTCCAGTCTACCACGAGTAGCTGCCACACCATCATCACCTCCGCCCTCTGCAGCTACTTCTCCACCAGCGTCCCATCGGACTGCAGCGATCGCAGCACTCTCGGCTTCACCATCCACATCACCCGCTCAACCATCATCTTCACCACCTGCAGCTACCGCATCACAGTCTTCACCTCCGGATCAACCATCTATAGCCGCTCCGCAGCCAGAGGAGCAGCTCGGCGAGCGGGGGGAGCCCGCGTTGCAGCCGGAGGAGCAGCTCAGCGAGCGGGGGAGCCCGCGTTGCAGCCGGAGGAGCAGCTCAGCGAGCCGCAAcaggagctcagcgagcggggGGAGCCCGCGCCGCAGCCGGAGGAGCTCTGTGAGCCGGAGCGGGAACTCGGCGAGCGGGAGGAGCGGCCACCATCGAGAGAGGGCGCGGTGGGCCGGAGAGGCGCGCACCGCCATTGGAGGTCGGCGTGCCGGATACATCTCTACGGCCAGCGCGCCATCCACGCCGTCCACGTCCAGCGCGTCGGGGATCCTGGGCCTTTCAACTCTGTCGCCCGCCGGAGCTGCAACGCCGCTGCCACCGGACCCGTGGCCGCCCGCTGGGCTGCAACGCCGCCGCCACTGGACCCGTGGCCGCCCGCTGGAGCTGCAATGCCGCCGCCACCGGCCCGTGGCCGCCCGCCGGAGCTGCAATGCCGCCGCCACCGGGCCCGTGGCAGGCCACCGGAGTTGTCACACTGCCGCCACCGGGTCCGTGGCCGCCCACCGGAGCTGCAGCGCCGCCACCATGGCACCCGTGGCAGGCCGCTTGAAGTATTCTATTGCTATCATGTGA
- the LOC100705391 gene encoding angiopoietin-related protein 5 isoform X1: MVQSTLLASAFKPAPPTASSFSQTRKDWSGGQVKMKSLVVYCGLILAFLLSCTEQAGVKKQDKAGSPQGTDCTQIKTLSPRASSGIYTIQPNGAMNKFKVYCEMRPDGGWTVFQKRSGGAVSFRRKWAAYKTGFGNLTQDHWLGLKKIFYLTKDKSKKWAMRVDLWDHEDGTAFAEYKNFRLGNEKTAFKLHVGKYRGNAGDAIRGAYKGIDQNGYGFSTVDRDNDGCSPCIFGDIADRACTFREGGGWWYSKCGSANLNGDWHSYGEHIGWASGLHWRTWKPPAPYSAKATKMMIKSV; this comes from the exons ATGGTCCAGTCCACTTTATTGGCTTCTGCATTTAAACCAGCTCCACCCACAGCCTCCTCTTTCAGCCAAACCAGGAAGGACTGGAGCGGAGGTCAG GTCAAAATGAAGAGTCTGGTTGTGTATTGTGGACTCATCCTGGCATTTCTTTTGAGCTGCACAGAACAGGCTGGGGTGAAA AAACAGGACAAAGCAGGTTCTCCTCAAG GAACAGACTGCACACAGATTAAGACTCTGTCACCACGAGCATCCAGTGGCATTTATACGATCCAGCCGAATGGAGCCATGAACAAGTTTAAG GTTTACTGTGAGATGCGTCCAGATGGAGGCTGGACGGTCTTTCAAAAACGAAGCGGAGGAGCCGTTTCTTTCCGCAGAAAATGGGCAGCATATAAAACTGGCTTTGGAAACCTGACAC AGGACCACTGGCTCGGGCTGAAGAAGATTTTTTATCTTACCAAAGATAAGTCCAAGAAGTGGGCGATGAGGGTGGATCTGTGGGATCATGAAGATGGGACTGCTTTCGCTGAGTACAAAAACTTTAGACTGGGAAATGAGAAAACCGCGTTCAAACTACATGTTGGGAAGTACCGTGGAAATGCAG GTGATGCCATCCGTGGTGCCTACAAAGGCATTGATCAGAATGGCTATGGCTTTAGCACAGTTGACCGCGATAATGATGGCTGCTCCCCCTGCATCTTTGGTGACATTGCTGATAGGGCATGTACCTTTAGAGAGGGCGGCGGGTGGTGGTACAGCAAGTGTGGGTCCGCCAATTTAAACGGTGACTGGCATTCCTACGGTGAACACATAGGTTGGGCTTCGGGCCTCCACTGGCGCACCTGGAAACCACCTGCACCATACTCAGCCAAGGCCACAAAAATGATGATCAAGTCGGTGTGA
- the LOC100705391 gene encoding angiopoietin-related protein 5 isoform X2 has protein sequence MKSLVVYCGLILAFLLSCTEQAGVKKQDKAGSPQGTDCTQIKTLSPRASSGIYTIQPNGAMNKFKVYCEMRPDGGWTVFQKRSGGAVSFRRKWAAYKTGFGNLTQDHWLGLKKIFYLTKDKSKKWAMRVDLWDHEDGTAFAEYKNFRLGNEKTAFKLHVGKYRGNAGDAIRGAYKGIDQNGYGFSTVDRDNDGCSPCIFGDIADRACTFREGGGWWYSKCGSANLNGDWHSYGEHIGWASGLHWRTWKPPAPYSAKATKMMIKSV, from the exons ATGAAGAGTCTGGTTGTGTATTGTGGACTCATCCTGGCATTTCTTTTGAGCTGCACAGAACAGGCTGGGGTGAAA AAACAGGACAAAGCAGGTTCTCCTCAAG GAACAGACTGCACACAGATTAAGACTCTGTCACCACGAGCATCCAGTGGCATTTATACGATCCAGCCGAATGGAGCCATGAACAAGTTTAAG GTTTACTGTGAGATGCGTCCAGATGGAGGCTGGACGGTCTTTCAAAAACGAAGCGGAGGAGCCGTTTCTTTCCGCAGAAAATGGGCAGCATATAAAACTGGCTTTGGAAACCTGACAC AGGACCACTGGCTCGGGCTGAAGAAGATTTTTTATCTTACCAAAGATAAGTCCAAGAAGTGGGCGATGAGGGTGGATCTGTGGGATCATGAAGATGGGACTGCTTTCGCTGAGTACAAAAACTTTAGACTGGGAAATGAGAAAACCGCGTTCAAACTACATGTTGGGAAGTACCGTGGAAATGCAG GTGATGCCATCCGTGGTGCCTACAAAGGCATTGATCAGAATGGCTATGGCTTTAGCACAGTTGACCGCGATAATGATGGCTGCTCCCCCTGCATCTTTGGTGACATTGCTGATAGGGCATGTACCTTTAGAGAGGGCGGCGGGTGGTGGTACAGCAAGTGTGGGTCCGCCAATTTAAACGGTGACTGGCATTCCTACGGTGAACACATAGGTTGGGCTTCGGGCCTCCACTGGCGCACCTGGAAACCACCTGCACCATACTCAGCCAAGGCCACAAAAATGATGATCAAGTCGGTGTGA